The candidate division KSB1 bacterium genome has a window encoding:
- a CDS encoding T9SS type A sorting domain-containing protein, protein MKRWKHCYGMVGMALLFPAWLAAQDELIIEPPTDPNTFLNRQIEEDVNRPPGRVYVLRRNGIYLWNAFLTNNGWVLRIKAEDGPGQKPVIYLITDPATGTFPTHFIEMGEDVYLKDIILVGFIESLPDQIANNPPRLIRSRAAGFDLILDGCILTQSRGEHIRLEQATRVVKITNCIFANMGDLGTSNLGAGKPIDFRNASCDSAIFINNTFVNFHDRVVRHRASVAAINYFIFDHNTVVNSLGFHGTLALGWLGRECRITNNLFVDHFIAGADTDRTRQAEFEEPGEMDPRNGLGRMAWVLSVPNDTTHWVVKGNYYTVSPEVQAFYDRHAAEGVLGEGPPLTHHICRRLGADSSMAFIKEAIELANRPRPMVNMAEWYRDPNGGNKTKNTPTPKWVRELHDYDRRPWQYFADTLDCSYSTSTAAYTGAVGGFPAGDLNWFPDKKSQWEAWVTAVEQKAEVPAEFGLLQNYPNPFNPTTKIRFRLDRPEQVTLSVYDLQGRRVRTLVSGRLEAGSHEVTFDASGLPSGVYVYKLSAGSRETVRKMVLVR, encoded by the coding sequence ATGAAGAGGTGGAAGCATTGCTACGGGATGGTGGGGATGGCGCTGCTCTTCCCTGCCTGGCTTGCGGCGCAAGATGAGCTCATCATCGAGCCGCCGACCGACCCGAACACGTTCCTCAACCGGCAGATCGAAGAGGATGTGAACCGGCCGCCGGGTCGGGTTTACGTCCTCAGGCGCAACGGCATCTACCTGTGGAATGCCTTCCTGACGAACAATGGATGGGTGCTGCGGATCAAAGCGGAGGATGGACCAGGCCAGAAGCCCGTCATTTACCTCATCACCGACCCGGCAACGGGCACCTTCCCCACCCACTTCATCGAGATGGGTGAGGACGTGTACTTGAAAGACATCATCCTCGTCGGTTTCATTGAGTCGTTGCCGGACCAGATCGCGAACAATCCGCCGCGGCTGATCCGTTCGCGTGCGGCTGGCTTTGACCTAATTCTCGATGGGTGCATCCTGACCCAGTCGCGAGGCGAGCACATCCGACTGGAGCAGGCGACGCGGGTGGTGAAGATCACCAACTGCATCTTTGCCAACATGGGCGACCTCGGCACCTCCAACCTCGGCGCCGGCAAGCCGATCGATTTCCGCAATGCGTCCTGCGACTCCGCAATCTTCATCAACAACACCTTTGTGAACTTCCACGACCGGGTTGTTCGCCACCGGGCCAGTGTGGCGGCGATCAACTACTTCATTTTCGACCACAATACGGTGGTCAACTCTCTGGGCTTCCACGGGACGCTGGCCCTCGGTTGGCTCGGTCGAGAATGCCGCATCACCAATAATCTGTTCGTGGATCACTTCATTGCCGGCGCGGACACCGACCGAACGCGGCAGGCGGAGTTTGAGGAACCCGGCGAGATGGACCCGCGCAACGGCTTGGGTCGGATGGCATGGGTCCTCTCTGTGCCGAACGACACAACTCACTGGGTCGTGAAGGGCAACTACTACACCGTCAGCCCGGAGGTTCAGGCGTTCTATGACCGGCACGCAGCCGAAGGGGTCCTTGGGGAAGGTCCGCCCTTGACCCACCACATTTGCAGGAGGCTCGGGGCCGATTCGTCCATGGCGTTCATCAAGGAGGCGATCGAGCTGGCCAACCGGCCACGGCCGATGGTCAATATGGCGGAATGGTACCGGGATCCGAACGGAGGGAACAAGACCAAGAATACGCCGACCCCGAAGTGGGTCCGTGAGCTGCACGACTACGACCGACGTCCCTGGCAGTATTTTGCCGACACGCTTGATTGCAGCTACTCCACGTCCACAGCCGCCTACACCGGAGCCGTGGGTGGCTTCCCGGCAGGCGACCTGAACTGGTTCCCTGACAAGAAGAGCCAGTGGGAGGCCTGGGTTACGGCGGTCGAGCAGAAGGCGGAAGTCCCTGCTGAGTTCGGCCTATTGCAGAACTATCCGAACCCGTTCAACCCGACCACCAAGATCCGCTTCCGCCTGGATCGGCCGGAACAGGTCACCCTGTCGGTCTACGATCTCCAGGGCCGTCGGGTGCGCACCTTGGTGTCGGGTCGTCTGGAGGCTGGCAGCCACGAGGTGACCTTCGACGCCTCCGGTCTGCCGAGCGGCGTGTACGTCTACAAGCTGTCTGCCGGCTCTCGGGAAACCGTGCGCAAGATGGTCCTGGTGCGGTAA